A single window of Streptomyces xanthii DNA harbors:
- a CDS encoding HemK2/MTQ2 family protein methyltransferase produces MIRSRLLAAPGVYRPGHDTALLIRALDNEPVARRSTVLDLGTGSGALALAAARSGARVTAVDISWRAVWTARLNARLAGRPVRVRHRDLGSVHGLGPFDLAVSNPPYVPSPRPLPRRGAAQAWDGGPTGRTVVDRVCDAAARVLRPGGALLMVHSALCDEEMSLDRLAGLGMKSAVIDRAFVPFGPVLRGRRNWLCAQGLLDREAASEELVVIRAELL; encoded by the coding sequence GTGATCCGCTCACGCCTGCTGGCCGCGCCCGGCGTCTACCGGCCCGGCCACGACACCGCGCTCCTGATCCGGGCCCTGGACAACGAGCCCGTCGCCCGCCGCTCCACCGTGCTGGACCTCGGGACCGGATCGGGAGCCCTTGCCCTGGCGGCGGCCCGCTCGGGCGCCCGGGTGACCGCCGTCGACATCTCGTGGCGGGCGGTGTGGACGGCGCGCCTCAACGCGCGCCTGGCCGGCCGCCCGGTGCGGGTGCGGCACCGCGATCTCGGCTCGGTCCACGGGCTCGGCCCGTTCGACCTGGCCGTCAGCAACCCGCCGTACGTCCCCTCGCCCCGGCCGCTGCCCCGCCGGGGCGCCGCGCAGGCGTGGGACGGGGGTCCGACCGGGCGCACCGTCGTCGACCGTGTCTGTGACGCCGCCGCGCGGGTGCTCCGCCCCGGCGGCGCCCTCCTCATGGTCCACTCCGCGCTGTGCGACGAGGAGATGAGCCTGGACCGGCTGGCCGGGCTGGGGATGAAGAGCGCGGTGATCGACCGCGCGTTCGTGCCGTTCGGGCCGGTCCTGCGCGGGCGCCGGAACTGGCTGTGCGCGCAGGGTCTCCTCGACCGGGAGGCCGCGTCCGAGGAACTGGTGGTCATCCGTGCCGAACTCCTCTGA
- a CDS encoding CDGSH iron-sulfur domain-containing protein, with product MPNSSEPREPRPCRIRADRTGPLLVEGPVEVTDADGVVHTSRRFQVAICTCRRSRIYPWCDTSHRRHSPAPRPVDPS from the coding sequence GTGCCGAACTCCTCTGAACCCCGTGAGCCCCGCCCGTGCCGGATCAGGGCCGACCGCACGGGTCCGCTGCTCGTGGAGGGCCCGGTCGAGGTGACCGACGCCGACGGCGTGGTGCACACCTCCCGGCGCTTCCAGGTGGCGATCTGCACGTGCCGCCGCAGCCGCATCTACCCCTGGTGCGACACGAGCCATCGCCGCCACTCCCCCGCACCCCGGCCGGTGGACCCGTCGTGA
- a CDS encoding iron-containing redox enzyme family protein: MTPAPPPEPRAHTPELPPARGALSHWVTTVLTHDEPTPPPPDDAAADPYGDDLQLALYVLYELHYQGFRGVDPDREWDPGLLAVRRRLERCLLAALRADAAPPGSAADVLDDLQAEPPAGHDPDSVSHHLRRDGTARQFREYAALRSLYHLKEADPHAWVVPRLHGRAKAAMVAVEYDEFGAGRPEDVHARLYADLMTDLGLETAYGHYLGRAPAAALATVNVMSLFGLHSGLRGALVGHFAAVEITSSPGSRRLAEGLRRLGAGPAAQRFYDEHVEADAVHEQVVRRDVVGGLLRAEPSLDGDVAFGACATGFLEDRLAAHLLSRWRRGDSALLEPLPEGAP, from the coding sequence GTGACGCCCGCCCCGCCACCGGAGCCCCGCGCCCACACACCTGAACTGCCGCCCGCCCGCGGAGCGTTGTCGCACTGGGTGACGACGGTGCTGACGCACGACGAGCCGACGCCGCCGCCTCCCGACGACGCGGCCGCCGACCCCTACGGCGACGACCTCCAGCTCGCCCTCTACGTGCTCTACGAACTCCACTACCAGGGTTTCCGGGGCGTCGACCCGGACCGGGAATGGGACCCCGGCCTGCTGGCCGTACGACGGCGGCTCGAACGGTGCCTGCTCGCCGCCCTGCGCGCGGACGCGGCCCCGCCCGGGAGCGCGGCAGACGTCCTGGACGACCTCCAGGCCGAGCCTCCCGCCGGGCACGACCCCGACAGCGTGAGCCACCACCTGCGGCGCGACGGCACCGCCCGGCAGTTCCGGGAGTACGCCGCGCTGCGCTCGCTCTACCACCTCAAGGAGGCCGACCCGCACGCCTGGGTCGTCCCGCGCCTGCACGGCCGGGCCAAGGCGGCGATGGTGGCGGTCGAGTACGACGAGTTCGGCGCCGGACGACCCGAGGACGTCCACGCCCGCCTCTACGCGGACCTGATGACGGACCTCGGCCTGGAGACCGCGTACGGCCACTACCTGGGCCGGGCCCCGGCCGCCGCCCTCGCCACGGTCAACGTCATGTCCCTCTTCGGACTGCACAGCGGCCTGCGCGGCGCCCTGGTGGGCCATTTCGCGGCGGTCGAGATCACCTCGTCCCCCGGGTCCCGCCGGCTCGCCGAAGGGCTGCGGCGCCTCGGCGCGGGCCCGGCCGCCCAGCGGTTCTACGACGAGCACGTGGAGGCCGACGCCGTGCACGAGCAGGTGGTCCGGCGCGACGTCGTCGGCGGCCTGCTGCGCGCCGAGCCCTCGCTGGACGGTGACGTCGCCTTCGGCGCGTGCGCCACCGGATTCCTCGAGGACCGGCTCGCCGCGCACCTGCTGAGCCGCTGGCGGCGCGGCGACAGCGCCCTGCTCGAACCCCTGCCGGAAGGAGCCCCGTGA
- a CDS encoding HAD family hydrolase, which translates to MTARAAVFDVDGTLVDTNHLHAVCWWESLRQAGHRVPMTSVHGAIGLGSTDLLAHLLGPDRDKDEDAALSAGHKALYGTWHPRLAPFDGAADVLRRLHEDGWPVVLATSASGPELEALRAALDADEAIDATASADDVDAGKPAPEPVWHALDLVGAEPGDSVFVGDSVWDMRAGRRAGVTPVGVLSGGVCRAELEAAGAAEVYADTADLLRHLDRSAFGRS; encoded by the coding sequence ATGACTGCGCGAGCGGCGGTCTTCGACGTGGACGGAACCCTCGTCGACACCAATCACCTGCACGCCGTGTGCTGGTGGGAGTCCCTGCGCCAGGCGGGTCACCGGGTCCCCATGACCTCGGTGCACGGCGCCATCGGCCTCGGCTCCACCGACCTCCTCGCCCATCTCCTCGGCCCGGACCGGGACAAGGACGAGGACGCGGCCCTCAGCGCCGGCCACAAGGCCCTCTACGGCACCTGGCACCCGCGCCTCGCACCGTTCGACGGGGCGGCCGACGTCCTGCGCCGGCTGCACGAGGACGGCTGGCCCGTCGTCCTCGCCACCTCGGCGAGCGGCCCCGAGCTGGAGGCCCTGCGTGCGGCGCTCGACGCCGACGAGGCGATCGACGCGACCGCGAGCGCCGACGACGTCGACGCGGGCAAGCCCGCGCCCGAACCCGTGTGGCACGCGCTCGACCTCGTCGGGGCGGAGCCCGGGGACAGCGTCTTCGTCGGCGACTCGGTGTGGGACATGCGGGCGGGGCGCCGGGCCGGTGTCACCCCGGTCGGGGTGCTGAGCGGGGGCGTGTGCCGCGCGGAGCTGGAGGCGGCGGGCGCCGCGGAGGTGTACGCGGACACGGCGGACCTGCTGCGTCACCTGGACCGCAGCGCTTTCGGGCGCTCCTGA
- a CDS encoding TIGR03557 family F420-dependent LLM class oxidoreductase, whose protein sequence is MARYGYFLASEEFTPAELLDQARAAEQAGFECLAISDHYHPWTDAQGQSPFVWSMIGALAQVTSLPVTTFVTCPTLRMHPAVNAQAVATSGVLTGNRFRFGVGTGEALNEHVLGDAWPAVDVRFQMLEEAVQVIRELLTGDEVTHRGRHYTVENARLYTVPDEPVPIHVSGFGPKAAALAGRIGDGFVTMTPDKELVGQFRRSGGGQKPVLGGLKVCWGTDREQAVKTVHRLWPTQFLPGELGQVLPSPAHFEQASSLVTEQAVADGSVCGDDAEEHLRAVSAYDDAGFDEVYVGQIGPDQQGFFDFYRSEVLPGLRGA, encoded by the coding sequence ATGGCACGCTACGGATACTTCCTGGCGAGCGAGGAGTTCACCCCGGCGGAGCTGCTGGACCAGGCACGGGCCGCCGAACAGGCCGGCTTCGAGTGCCTGGCGATCTCGGACCACTACCACCCCTGGACCGACGCGCAGGGGCAGAGCCCGTTCGTCTGGTCGATGATCGGTGCGCTCGCCCAGGTGACGTCACTGCCGGTGACCACGTTCGTGACCTGCCCCACCCTCCGTATGCATCCGGCGGTCAACGCCCAGGCCGTCGCCACCTCCGGGGTGCTCACCGGCAACCGCTTCCGGTTCGGCGTCGGCACCGGCGAGGCCCTCAACGAGCACGTCCTCGGGGACGCCTGGCCGGCCGTCGACGTCCGCTTCCAGATGCTCGAAGAGGCCGTGCAGGTCATCCGCGAGCTTCTCACCGGCGACGAGGTCACCCATCGAGGCCGCCACTACACCGTGGAGAACGCCCGCCTCTACACCGTCCCCGACGAGCCCGTGCCCATCCACGTCTCCGGCTTCGGCCCCAAGGCCGCCGCGCTCGCCGGACGCATCGGCGACGGCTTCGTCACGATGACGCCGGACAAGGAACTGGTGGGCCAGTTCCGCCGCTCCGGAGGCGGCCAGAAGCCGGTCCTCGGCGGCCTCAAGGTGTGCTGGGGCACCGACCGGGAGCAGGCCGTCAAGACGGTCCACCGGTTGTGGCCCACCCAGTTCCTGCCCGGCGAACTGGGGCAGGTCCTGCCCAGTCCCGCGCACTTCGAACAGGCCTCCTCCCTCGTCACCGAACAGGCCGTGGCCGACGGCTCCGTCTGCGGCGACGACGCCGAGGAGCATCTGCGCGCGGTCTCCGCGTACGACGACGCCGGATTCGACGAGGTGTACGTCGGCCAGATCGGCCCGGACCAGCAGGGCTTCTTCGACTTCTACCGCAGCGAGGTGCTGCCCGGACTGCGGGGAGCCTGA
- a CDS encoding cysteine hydrolase family protein, producing MPVNDGAAALIVIDMINTYDHEDAELLLPSAREIVPVVAELLAAARAGGVPVVYANDNFGQWRSHHGEIVDAALAGRHADLVEPITPDDDALFVVKARHSIFFETPLSYLLWELDVRHVILCGQVTEQCVLYSALDAHIRHLDVTVVSDAVASIHPELADAALEMMRRNMGARVLRGQDIAFAGDGGRTT from the coding sequence GTGCCAGTCAACGACGGTGCCGCGGCCCTCATCGTGATCGACATGATCAACACGTACGACCACGAGGACGCGGAGCTGCTGCTTCCCTCGGCCCGCGAGATCGTGCCGGTCGTGGCCGAGCTGCTGGCCGCCGCACGGGCCGGCGGCGTGCCCGTCGTGTACGCCAACGACAACTTCGGACAGTGGCGCTCCCACCACGGCGAGATCGTCGACGCCGCGCTCGCCGGGCGGCACGCGGACCTCGTCGAGCCGATCACGCCCGACGACGACGCGCTGTTCGTCGTGAAGGCACGGCACTCGATCTTCTTCGAGACGCCGCTGTCGTACCTGCTGTGGGAGCTGGACGTGCGGCACGTGATCCTTTGCGGTCAGGTCACCGAACAGTGCGTGCTGTACTCCGCGCTCGACGCCCACATCCGGCACCTGGACGTGACGGTCGTCAGCGACGCCGTCGCCTCCATCCACCCCGAACTGGCCGACGCCGCACTGGAGATGATGCGAAGGAACATGGGGGCGCGCGTACTCAGGGGGCAGGACATCGCCTTCGCGGGCGACGGGGGCCGAACCACGTGA
- a CDS encoding SigB/SigF/SigG family RNA polymerase sigma factor translates to MATHRVHDDAPDTEQAFLRLADSPRGPEHDVLSEELVEAWLPMAHRLARRFRNKGESVEDLQQVAAVGLVKAVDRYDPGQGPFEPFAVPTITGELRRHFRDHTWDVRVPRRVQDLRNRVRFARRDLMNRAGHPDKEPGAKEIARETGLTPDEVREGLEALNSYRSLSLEAEMGPSDDGYSLADSLGAPDPGFDLVADREAAKDGLRLLPERERTILYLRFFEDMTQARIGEELGISQMHVSRLISRSCARIRDSADRAPQPQAA, encoded by the coding sequence ATGGCCACTCACCGTGTGCACGACGACGCGCCCGACACCGAACAGGCGTTCCTCCGCCTCGCCGACAGCCCGCGGGGACCCGAACACGACGTGCTGAGCGAGGAACTGGTGGAGGCATGGCTGCCCATGGCCCACCGCCTCGCCCGGCGCTTCAGGAACAAGGGAGAAAGCGTCGAGGACCTCCAGCAGGTGGCGGCCGTCGGCCTCGTGAAGGCCGTCGACCGCTACGACCCCGGGCAGGGCCCCTTCGAACCCTTCGCCGTGCCCACCATCACCGGGGAACTGCGCCGCCACTTCCGCGACCACACGTGGGACGTCCGCGTCCCGCGCCGCGTCCAGGACCTGCGCAACCGGGTCCGCTTCGCCCGCCGCGACCTCATGAACCGGGCCGGGCACCCCGACAAGGAGCCCGGCGCCAAGGAGATCGCGCGCGAGACGGGGCTGACCCCGGACGAGGTACGGGAGGGCCTGGAGGCGCTGAACAGCTACCGCAGCCTGTCCCTCGAAGCCGAGATGGGTCCCTCCGACGACGGCTACAGCCTCGCCGACAGCTTGGGCGCGCCCGACCCCGGCTTCGACCTCGTCGCCGACCGCGAAGCCGCCAAGGACGGCCTGCGACTCCTGCCCGAACGTGAGCGCACCATCCTCTACCTGCGCTTCTTCGAGGACATGACGCAGGCGCGCATCGGTGAGGAGCTCGGCATCTCGCAGATGCACGTCTCGCGGCTCATCAGCCGCAGCTGCGCGCGGATCCGTGACAGCGCCGACCGCGCCCCGCAGCCGCAGGCCGCGTGA
- a CDS encoding SigB/SigF/SigG family RNA polymerase sigma factor, translating to MLTERIDRARSRGRTRRRHDDAPDTSALFARMAGLEPGAERDLLCEEAVTAWLPMAHRIARRFRDKGESLEDLQQIAALGLLKAVNRYDPALGAFESYAVPTITGELRRHFRDHLWDLHVPRRVQDLRNAVRAARRALTQQPGGQQPSVAEIAAQAGLTEDEVREGLSAMDSYQARSLDAEMSFSDGGGCTIADTLGESEPAYDRVAEREAAKEGLSHLPERERTILYLRFFRDMTQIRIADLLGISQMHVSRLIRESCAQVRREAGEMPA from the coding sequence ATGCTCACCGAAAGGATCGACCGGGCGCGGTCGCGAGGCCGTACCCGCCGCCGTCACGACGACGCTCCCGACACGTCGGCACTGTTCGCGCGGATGGCCGGGCTCGAGCCCGGAGCCGAGCGCGATCTGCTGTGCGAGGAGGCCGTGACGGCCTGGCTGCCGATGGCGCACCGCATCGCGCGCCGCTTCCGCGACAAGGGCGAGAGCCTGGAGGACCTCCAGCAGATCGCCGCGCTCGGCCTGCTCAAGGCCGTGAACCGCTACGACCCCGCGCTCGGCGCGTTCGAGTCGTACGCGGTGCCCACCATCACCGGCGAACTGCGCCGCCACTTCCGCGACCACCTGTGGGACCTGCACGTACCGCGCCGGGTCCAGGACCTGCGCAACGCGGTCCGCGCCGCGCGCCGCGCCCTGACGCAGCAGCCCGGCGGGCAGCAGCCGAGCGTGGCGGAGATCGCCGCACAGGCCGGTCTGACCGAGGACGAGGTCCGCGAGGGCCTGTCCGCGATGGACAGCTACCAGGCACGCTCGCTCGACGCGGAGATGTCCTTCTCCGACGGCGGCGGCTGCACCATCGCCGACACGCTCGGCGAGTCCGAGCCGGCGTACGACCGCGTCGCCGAGCGCGAAGCGGCCAAGGAAGGCCTCAGCCATCTGCCCGAGCGCGAACGCACGATTCTCTATCTGCGTTTCTTCCGGGACATGACGCAGATACGGATAGCCGACCTGCTCGGCATTTCGCAGATGCACGTGTCGCGCCTCATCCGGGAAAGCTGCGCCCAGGTCCGCAGAGAAGCCGGCGAAATGCCCGCCTGA
- a CDS encoding VOC family protein, producing MNSQSAAVDGGTLSSHAVIGAPCWVSLTTRDLEAVQSFYTAVLGWQWRVGKLGDRYRFASVDGVPVAGVSAVRSMGDTAFAWTPFFATDDADRAVSRGYERGGTTALGPISFPPGRAALLADRDGAVFGIWEGELVTGWEKWRAAAPAFMELHTRNAFDAAMFYAEVLGWASEAEGCCEACYEDESVVLRSEGEVVARIHSGAVESAPDPAIRPRWQIHFAVEDVEACARAALDHGGSVLARAAGRPEITLSDPDGARFVVYARPAG from the coding sequence ATGAACAGCCAGAGCGCAGCCGTCGACGGCGGAACCCTGTCGAGTCACGCGGTGATCGGTGCCCCGTGCTGGGTCAGTCTGACCACCCGCGATCTGGAGGCTGTCCAGTCCTTCTACACCGCCGTCCTCGGCTGGCAGTGGCGGGTCGGCAAACTGGGCGATCGCTACCGGTTCGCGAGCGTGGACGGGGTGCCGGTGGCCGGTGTGTCAGCCGTTCGGAGCATGGGGGACACGGCTTTCGCGTGGACGCCGTTCTTCGCCACGGACGACGCGGACCGTGCGGTGTCCCGCGGCTACGAGCGGGGCGGCACGACGGCCCTGGGCCCGATCTCCTTCCCGCCCGGGCGGGCGGCGCTGCTCGCCGACCGCGACGGGGCCGTCTTCGGCATCTGGGAGGGCGAGCTCGTCACCGGCTGGGAGAAGTGGCGCGCCGCCGCCCCGGCCTTCATGGAGCTCCACACGCGCAACGCGTTCGACGCCGCCATGTTCTACGCGGAGGTCCTCGGCTGGGCCTCCGAGGCGGAGGGGTGCTGCGAGGCCTGTTACGAGGACGAGAGCGTCGTCCTGCGCAGCGAGGGCGAGGTCGTGGCCCGCATCCACTCGGGCGCGGTGGAGTCGGCGCCGGACCCGGCGATCCGGCCGCGCTGGCAGATCCACTTCGCGGTCGAGGACGTGGAGGCCTGCGCCCGTGCCGCGCTCGACCACGGCGGCTCGGTCCTCGCGCGGGCGGCGGGTCGTCCGGAGATCACGCTGAGCGATCCGGACGGCGCCCGTTTCGTGGTGTACGCGCGGCCGGCGGGCTGA
- the glgX gene encoding glycogen debranching protein GlgX: protein MEIWTGSPFPLGATPDGEGTNFALFSEVAERVDLVLIDDDGTSRTVPLTEVDGFVWHCRIPGVGPGQRYGYRVYGPWDPAAGHRCNPAKLLLDPYARAMEGATDNDPALFERAPHGPEPADSAPHTLVSVVTDPSFDWGDDKPPRRPYAETVVYEAHVRGLTRTHPDVPPALRGTYAGLATEPVIAHLTSLGVTAVELMPVHQYIHDGFLVDRGLTNYWGYTSIGFFAPHNAYAAHPALGEQVPEFKAMVKALHRAGLEVILDVVYNHTAEGNENGPTLAFRGIDNASYYRLHPDDPARYFDTTGTGNSLLMHHPNVLQLVMDSLRYWVTEMHVDGFRFDLAATLARQFHDVDRLSAFFDLVQQDPVVGRVKLIAEPWDVGDGGYQVGNFPPLWSEWNGKYRDSVRDFWRGADHTIAEFASRLTGSSDLYQHDRRRPRASVNFVTAHDGFTLRDLVSYDTKHNEANGEDGRDGENTNRSWNCGVEGPTTDPAILELRARQQRNFLATLMCSQGIPMLAHGDELGRTQQGNNNAYCQDSELSWIDWDLTGEQRRLIDFTRRVIRLRTEHPVLRRRRFFRGDTHTRAAQPLPDLVWLRPDAREMTDEDWRRPDAHALGVFLNGDAIAEPDARGRRVVDDSFLLLMNSYREPVAFDLPGTEYGERWTTRIDTTDAGGEADETEHKAASRILLAPYSLLLLSRPARTA from the coding sequence TTGGAGATCTGGACCGGCAGCCCGTTCCCCCTGGGCGCCACACCTGATGGCGAAGGAACCAACTTCGCCCTGTTCAGCGAGGTCGCCGAACGGGTCGACCTCGTCCTGATCGACGACGACGGCACCTCCCGCACCGTCCCGCTCACCGAGGTCGACGGCTTCGTGTGGCACTGCCGGATCCCGGGGGTCGGCCCAGGTCAGCGCTACGGCTACCGGGTGTACGGCCCCTGGGACCCGGCGGCGGGCCACCGCTGCAACCCCGCCAAGCTGCTCCTCGACCCCTACGCGCGGGCGATGGAGGGGGCCACCGACAACGATCCCGCGCTCTTCGAGCGGGCCCCGCACGGCCCCGAGCCGGCGGACAGCGCCCCGCACACTCTGGTCTCGGTCGTCACCGACCCCTCGTTCGACTGGGGCGACGACAAGCCGCCCCGCCGGCCGTACGCCGAGACCGTCGTCTACGAGGCCCATGTGCGCGGTCTGACCCGCACCCACCCCGACGTGCCGCCGGCGCTGCGCGGCACGTACGCGGGGCTCGCGACGGAACCCGTCATCGCGCACCTCACCTCGCTGGGCGTGACCGCCGTCGAGCTGATGCCCGTCCACCAGTACATCCACGACGGGTTCCTCGTCGACCGCGGCCTGACCAACTACTGGGGCTACACCTCGATCGGCTTCTTCGCCCCGCACAACGCCTACGCGGCGCACCCCGCCCTCGGCGAGCAGGTCCCCGAGTTCAAGGCCATGGTCAAGGCGCTGCACCGGGCCGGCCTCGAAGTGATCCTCGACGTCGTCTACAACCACACCGCCGAGGGCAACGAGAACGGGCCGACACTCGCCTTCCGCGGCATCGACAACGCCTCGTACTACCGTCTGCACCCCGACGACCCGGCCCGTTACTTCGACACCACGGGCACCGGCAACAGCCTCCTGATGCACCACCCGAACGTCCTCCAGCTCGTCATGGACTCGCTGCGGTACTGGGTCACCGAGATGCACGTCGACGGCTTCCGCTTCGACCTCGCGGCCACCCTCGCCCGCCAGTTCCACGACGTGGACCGGCTGTCCGCGTTCTTCGACCTCGTCCAGCAGGACCCCGTCGTCGGCCGCGTCAAACTGATCGCCGAGCCCTGGGACGTCGGCGACGGCGGCTACCAGGTCGGGAACTTCCCTCCGCTGTGGTCGGAGTGGAACGGCAAGTACCGCGACTCCGTACGCGACTTCTGGCGCGGCGCCGACCACACCATCGCCGAGTTCGCCTCCCGGCTGACCGGCTCCTCCGACCTCTACCAGCACGACCGCCGGCGCCCGCGCGCCAGCGTCAACTTCGTCACCGCGCACGACGGATTCACCCTGCGCGACCTCGTCTCCTACGACACCAAGCACAACGAGGCCAACGGCGAGGACGGCCGGGACGGGGAGAACACGAACCGGTCCTGGAACTGCGGCGTCGAAGGCCCCACCACCGACCCCGCGATCCTCGAACTCCGCGCGCGCCAGCAGCGCAACTTCCTGGCCACCCTCATGTGTTCGCAGGGCATCCCGATGCTCGCGCACGGTGACGAGCTCGGCCGCACCCAGCAGGGCAACAACAACGCCTACTGCCAGGACAGCGAGCTCTCCTGGATCGACTGGGACCTCACCGGCGAACAGCGGCGGCTGATCGACTTCACCCGCCGCGTCATCCGGCTGCGGACCGAGCACCCGGTGCTGCGCAGACGCCGCTTCTTCCGCGGCGACACCCACACCCGCGCCGCACAGCCCCTGCCCGACCTGGTGTGGCTGCGCCCCGACGCGCGCGAGATGACCGACGAGGACTGGCGGCGGCCCGACGCCCACGCCCTCGGAGTCTTCCTCAACGGCGACGCCATCGCCGAACCCGACGCCCGCGGCCGCCGCGTCGTGGACGACTCCTTCCTGCTGCTCATGAACAGCTACCGGGAGCCCGTCGCCTTCGACCTGCCCGGCACCGAGTACGGCGAACGCTGGACCACCCGGATCGACACCACGGACGCCGGGGGCGAGGCGGACGAGACCGAGCACAAGGCCGCGAGCCGGATCCTCCTCGCGCCCTACAGCCTGCTCCTGCTGTCCCGGCCCGCCCGCACCGCCTGA
- a CDS encoding ATP-binding protein, translated as MEPTLSRHYHLDVEVGPEQIGQVERILAAHLRHWGLRTLADPVCHCTRMLLQDIEDHGADKTAVVEMWWTGQHLVTAVSDRNRDIAAPQDRRQDRLSRIAEWSDGWGSYPAPTGKTVWFTCRVRLPEAEPLAAAVPVPG; from the coding sequence ATGGAACCCACGCTCTCCCGCCACTACCACCTCGACGTGGAGGTCGGCCCGGAGCAGATCGGGCAGGTCGAGCGCATTCTCGCCGCACATCTACGGCACTGGGGGCTGCGCACGCTCGCGGACCCCGTGTGCCACTGCACTCGGATGCTGCTCCAGGACATTGAGGACCACGGCGCCGACAAGACGGCCGTCGTCGAGATGTGGTGGACCGGGCAGCACCTCGTCACCGCGGTCTCGGACCGCAACCGCGACATCGCCGCGCCGCAGGACCGGCGCCAGGACCGGCTGAGCCGGATCGCCGAGTGGAGCGACGGCTGGGGCAGCTACCCCGCGCCCACCGGCAAGACCGTCTGGTTCACCTGCCGGGTGCGGCTGCCCGAGGCCGAACCGCTCGCGGCCGCGGTACCCGTGCCCGGCTGA
- a CDS encoding DUF5133 domain-containing protein, translating to MIMPAKTEVARHLRYYRAWERLTLAHPADRAIRMRFEDSAYTLCVLMGECQARTAADAAEQYLRHGTVRPARPGPVNAPL from the coding sequence GTGATCATGCCCGCCAAAACCGAGGTCGCGCGTCATCTGAGGTACTACCGGGCGTGGGAACGGCTCACGCTCGCCCACCCCGCCGACCGGGCCATCCGCATGCGCTTCGAGGACAGTGCGTACACCTTGTGCGTGCTGATGGGCGAGTGCCAGGCCCGGACGGCCGCCGACGCCGCCGAGCAGTACCTGCGTCACGGCACCGTCCGGCCCGCGCGGCCGGGTCCCGTGAACGCGCCTTTGTGA